A genomic stretch from Candidatus Neomarinimicrobiota bacterium includes:
- a CDS encoding zinc-binding dehydrogenase yields MRQVWIPKHGLPEVLQVRDAPDPEPGKGEVRIDVHFSGINFADILARMGLYPDSPKVPCVIGYEVSGLVDKAGEGIDSSWIGKRVVSFTRFGGYSNKVIVTTGQLAEVSQDVSLESAAALPVNYVTAYIMMMEQARLSAGETVLIHGIGGGVGIAVLQLAAILKADVIGTASSGKHERLRKMGAEKLIDYHDEDFVKRTMQLTDGCGVDLVLDPIGGKNFWRSYQCLRPLGNVIFFGFSSSAPGKRRSLVSGLKALLSTKRYHPVRLMNANKGVMGCNLGHLWRERERLKRGMNQLMEWLAEGKIAPVVDEIFPFDKAADAHRYIQDRKNFGKVLLTPHER; encoded by the coding sequence ATGAGACAGGTATGGATACCAAAACACGGCCTGCCAGAAGTTCTGCAGGTGAGAGATGCACCCGATCCGGAGCCGGGTAAGGGGGAAGTCCGTATTGATGTCCATTTTTCAGGTATCAATTTCGCCGATATTCTCGCCCGGATGGGTCTGTATCCCGATTCGCCCAAGGTGCCGTGTGTCATCGGCTACGAAGTGAGCGGGCTGGTTGATAAGGCAGGGGAGGGTATTGATAGTTCGTGGATTGGTAAGCGGGTGGTCAGTTTCACACGGTTTGGCGGCTATTCAAATAAGGTTATTGTAACAACCGGCCAACTGGCTGAAGTGTCGCAGGACGTATCACTGGAATCAGCCGCCGCCTTGCCTGTCAATTATGTTACTGCTTACATCATGATGATGGAACAGGCACGACTGAGCGCGGGCGAAACTGTCTTAATCCACGGCATAGGAGGCGGCGTCGGCATCGCGGTCCTGCAGTTGGCAGCAATTCTGAAAGCTGATGTGATCGGTACTGCTTCTTCAGGCAAGCACGAACGGCTACGCAAGATGGGTGCAGAAAAGCTGATAGACTATCATGATGAAGATTTTGTGAAGAGAACGATGCAGCTGACTGACGGCTGTGGAGTTGATCTTGTCCTCGACCCCATCGGCGGAAAGAACTTCTGGCGCAGCTATCAGTGCCTGCGGCCGTTGGGCAATGTCATCTTCTTCGGCTTTTCCTCCTCCGCTCCGGGAAAGAGGCGCAGCCTTGTGTCGGGCCTGAAGGCCCTTCTATCTACAAAACGCTACCACCCTGTCCGGCTCATGAACGCAAACAAGGGAGTGATGGGGTGCAATCTGGGTCACCTCTGGCGTGAGAGAGAACGGCTGAAGCGCGGAATGAATCAGCTTATGGAATGGCTGGCGGAAGGGAAGATTGCCCCGGTTGTAGATGAAATTTTCCCGTTCGATAAGGCGGCAGATGCCCATCGGTACATCCAGGACAGAAAGAACTTCGGCAAGGTTTTGCTCACTCCTCATGAAAGGTAA
- a CDS encoding peptidylprolyl isomerase: MMNLMRDRMHFILWFLLIMFLGSMTVGGLVGGADIINQLLGKTDVRKAIAVVNGQIIAPEEFHYQLNHRLEQMRAQGQVIDDRQLDQIRNGLLDELVEFTLIDQQIKEYDITITDDDVYYHLLNSPPPTIQAIEDFQTDGLFDRQKYIQALQNPQADEWRPIEEFVRGYLPRQMLFDQIRESARITEEEVKAEYIKRNLNYTISGVVIRSHNFNDESVNPTADDIENYYFMNPDLYNRDESRVLSYVQWEKNPSAEDTALVMQEAADILERIESGDEFAALANDYSLDPGNLGSNGQGRGGDLGWFSRGQMVKPFEEAAFNTEASDIVGPVESSFGFHIIWVREKRDTDGKEEVLASHILLKVEMGPTTSENIRNQAEQFSFDIEDFGYNRALEMNTLEATPLQPLNENTTFLPGFGYFLSPVRFSFDSEIGDVSEILESDRSFAIFRLDSIIVAGTQPYSEVKNQITNQLKVEKQMAGAKQLADSLYGSISAGTSLESEARYNEKVEFVGPVTAKLNGTFQGIGRSTALVGALLTSEPGDILTPVELARGYAIVKHEDRDEFDSIDWEVKKTVLQKDMLSERENQAITSWLQKIKSEADIEDNRKYYF; encoded by the coding sequence ATGATGAATCTTATGCGCGACAGGATGCATTTCATTCTGTGGTTCCTGCTGATCATGTTTCTCGGCAGCATGACGGTCGGTGGACTTGTGGGCGGCGCAGATATCATTAATCAATTGCTGGGCAAGACGGATGTCCGCAAAGCGATTGCGGTTGTTAATGGTCAGATTATTGCACCTGAAGAATTTCATTACCAGCTGAATCATCGCCTGGAACAGATGCGCGCACAGGGTCAAGTAATCGACGACAGGCAACTGGATCAGATCCGCAACGGTCTGCTGGATGAACTGGTGGAGTTCACTCTCATTGATCAACAGATCAAAGAATACGACATCACCATCACAGATGACGACGTCTACTACCATCTCCTGAACAGTCCGCCGCCCACGATTCAGGCTATCGAAGACTTCCAAACGGACGGGCTGTTTGATCGCCAGAAATATATTCAAGCGCTTCAAAATCCGCAGGCAGACGAATGGAGACCGATAGAAGAGTTCGTCAGAGGTTATCTTCCGCGACAGATGCTTTTCGATCAGATCCGGGAGAGTGCAAGGATTACTGAAGAAGAAGTAAAAGCTGAATACATCAAAAGAAATCTGAACTATACCATCTCGGGAGTGGTCATCCGCTCGCATAATTTCAATGATGAAAGTGTCAATCCAACAGCTGATGATATTGAGAATTATTATTTCATGAATCCTGATCTATATAATCGTGACGAATCACGAGTTCTCAGCTATGTTCAGTGGGAGAAAAATCCGTCTGCGGAGGACACTGCCCTCGTCATGCAGGAGGCGGCCGATATTCTCGAAAGAATTGAATCGGGAGACGAGTTTGCTGCCTTGGCAAACGACTACTCTCTTGACCCGGGAAACCTGGGGTCGAACGGTCAGGGACGCGGTGGTGATCTCGGCTGGTTTAGCCGTGGGCAGATGGTCAAACCGTTCGAAGAAGCAGCATTCAATACAGAAGCTAGCGATATTGTCGGTCCTGTAGAATCGAGTTTCGGTTTCCACATTATCTGGGTACGTGAGAAGCGGGATACCGATGGCAAGGAAGAGGTTCTTGCCAGTCACATCTTGCTGAAAGTTGAAATGGGTCCAACGACCAGTGAGAATATACGTAATCAAGCTGAACAGTTTTCCTTTGACATCGAAGATTTCGGTTATAATAGAGCGCTTGAGATGAACACACTAGAAGCGACTCCCCTCCAACCGTTAAACGAGAATACAACATTTTTGCCGGGATTTGGTTACTTTCTATCTCCTGTCCGCTTTTCGTTTGACAGCGAAATAGGTGACGTCAGCGAAATCCTGGAGTCAGACCGTTCATTTGCCATATTCAGACTCGATTCTATTATTGTAGCCGGTACACAACCTTATAGCGAAGTGAAGAACCAGATTACAAATCAGCTTAAGGTTGAGAAGCAGATGGCTGGCGCCAAACAGCTTGCTGACTCTCTCTACGGCAGTATCAGCGCGGGCACCTCACTTGAATCAGAGGCTCGCTACAATGAGAAGGTAGAATTCGTAGGACCTGTAACGGCTAAACTTAACGGCACGTTTCAGGGCATCGGCAGGAGCACAGCTCTCGTCGGGGCATTGCTCACGTCAGAACCCGGAGATATTCTAACACCCGTTGAGCTGGCCAGGGGTTACGCTATCGTTAAACACGAAGACAGGGACGAGTTTGACAGTATCGATTGGGAAGTGAAGAAGACAGTCCTTCAGAAGGATATGCTTTCCGAACGGGAAAATCAGGCCATCACATCGTGGCTTCAGAAGATCAAGAGTGAAGCCGACATTGAAGATAATCGAAAGTACTATTTCTGA